The following are encoded together in the Armatimonadota bacterium genome:
- the thiL gene encoding thiamine-phosphate kinase translates to MATLRDIGEFGFIDRIRELVGEPGPGVIRGIGDDCAVMDVGRRDKLLVTVDGALEGRHFRLDWISPYDAARRSTAGAISDIAAMGGVPFATFCTAAIPADTRTEHATDLMRGVAETARKYGAPLVGGDIVGAFDSIMIDLVVLGWAEQPWVRSGARPGDTLAITGCLGESAAAVNLLSCNPALLDEPDFTVLRKRFTDPTPRVAEARVLAGDPAVHAAIDISDGLVQDAGHIARESGVRMEIIAASIPVDPSCAAAGARLSHRPQWSPATSGEEYELLLSLAPGEIGRVNEILAENGLGALTPVGRVIEGEGVALLGKDGEELSLETRGWDHFRAER, encoded by the coding sequence ATGGCAACATTGCGGGACATCGGTGAGTTCGGGTTCATCGACCGCATTCGCGAACTGGTAGGAGAACCCGGCCCTGGCGTGATTCGGGGAATCGGTGACGACTGCGCGGTGATGGACGTCGGCCGTCGGGACAAGCTCCTGGTCACCGTGGATGGCGCCCTCGAAGGTCGACACTTCCGGCTGGACTGGATCAGCCCCTACGATGCTGCCCGGCGCAGCACGGCGGGGGCAATCAGCGACATCGCGGCCATGGGCGGCGTGCCCTTCGCCACCTTCTGCACCGCCGCAATTCCGGCCGACACCCGCACGGAGCACGCGACCGATCTCATGCGCGGGGTTGCCGAAACCGCCCGCAAATATGGCGCGCCCCTTGTGGGCGGCGACATCGTCGGCGCTTTCGACAGCATCATGATCGACCTGGTCGTGCTCGGCTGGGCCGAGCAACCATGGGTGCGGTCCGGCGCCAGGCCAGGCGATACCCTCGCGATCACCGGCTGTCTGGGCGAATCAGCGGCCGCGGTAAACCTCCTCAGCTGCAACCCCGCGCTCCTGGATGAGCCCGACTTCACCGTCCTGCGCAAGCGGTTCACCGATCCCACTCCCCGTGTTGCCGAGGCCCGCGTACTGGCCGGCGACCCGGCTGTGCACGCGGCCATAGACATCAGCGACGGTCTTGTTCAGGACGCAGGGCATATCGCGCGCGAAAGCGGCGTGCGCATGGAGATCATCGCCGCATCGATACCCGTGGACCCATCGTGCGCGGCAGCCGGCGCACGCCTCTCTCACAGGCCGCAGTGGTCTCCCGCCACCAGCGGTGAGGAGTATGAGCTGCTGCTGTCACTGGCGCCGGGGGAGATCGGGCGCGTCAACGAGATTCTGGCGGAGAACGGTCTCGGTGCTCTGACACCCGTGGGCCGTGTAATCGAAGGAGAGGGCGTCGCCCTGCTGGGGAAAGACGGTGAGGAGCTTTCACTCGAGACCAGGGGCTGGGATCACTTCCGCGCCGAAAGGTGA
- a CDS encoding cation:proton antiporter: protein MDYQSINSIFALSLLLAAGFAGARLAKLVRLPSVTGYILAGILLGPSAFDIIPHHLMEQELRVFTEIALMLVAFGIGERFDLQQLSTTWPRLSRISLGEITGAFVLVCGAVLLTMRVASGGGEEVAWPASISAALICASIAVATAPAATVAVMRELQAAGPVSRLVLSALVVNNALSITLFGICVAVARVLLGTAEGSGLAQAVQPVVLTLAALGLGLAGGVTTDLIVHRLSSRADVLIVALTAVFFCGGFAQYLGLSALLAGVAAGFAVVNRDRRDVRAFRALNDFEPPIYGLFFTLAGADLALSDLVRSGAVGAAFVIARAVGKYLGAWLGGRSAGMSCEQATSVGLGLIPQAGLAIGLAFLVRQDASLEAVRPVIINVVVASVVVNELIGPPLVRLMCLRTCEVPDSDVCPVPPEPSELDTVDVVPWTWPRLNPPARANGYVAASLSHPITAPGVVRIATLLGHHYGATPLAVHVVTEQAEDFWDIGPDQETVWLFRLARQEAQSLGYGLSTEVEFADEAAEGLLRVTRTQNVRAIVLGHPRAAKSRGFGKIVDTLAREALCPVVVVKLAGPLHTERILVPISSRGDLATVLPVICALGMVLEHQMTLLRLMPPDAQAQELDDAEGMALDWAREWKVPGQVSCRAVATDSRVHTVLEAAQDHDVVVMAASSQTGLARVFFGSLAEDVAQRIDKPMLLVRAGAESAGGGEEDAII from the coding sequence ATGGACTATCAGTCGATCAACTCGATTTTTGCGCTCAGCTTGCTGCTTGCCGCAGGGTTCGCGGGAGCCCGTTTGGCGAAGCTGGTTCGTCTGCCTTCGGTCACGGGCTACATCCTGGCCGGTATTCTGCTGGGTCCGTCGGCGTTTGACATAATTCCGCACCACCTGATGGAGCAGGAACTGCGGGTCTTCACGGAGATCGCCCTGATGCTCGTGGCCTTCGGCATCGGGGAGCGGTTCGATCTGCAGCAGCTCTCGACAACCTGGCCGCGGTTGTCCAGGATCAGTCTGGGCGAGATCACCGGTGCGTTCGTTCTGGTCTGCGGGGCCGTGTTGCTGACAATGCGCGTGGCGTCGGGTGGTGGGGAAGAGGTGGCGTGGCCCGCGAGCATCTCAGCGGCCTTGATCTGTGCCTCGATCGCGGTGGCGACGGCTCCCGCGGCCACGGTTGCGGTCATGCGGGAACTGCAGGCGGCAGGACCGGTCTCCCGGCTGGTGCTCTCGGCCCTCGTCGTCAACAACGCACTGAGCATCACACTGTTCGGGATCTGCGTTGCCGTGGCTCGCGTGTTGCTCGGGACCGCCGAGGGGAGCGGTCTTGCGCAGGCGGTTCAGCCGGTTGTCCTGACTCTTGCGGCGCTGGGGCTCGGGCTGGCCGGCGGGGTTACTACGGACCTCATTGTGCACCGCCTGTCGAGCCGCGCGGATGTGCTGATCGTGGCCCTGACGGCGGTCTTCTTCTGCGGCGGGTTCGCGCAGTATCTTGGGCTGTCTGCGCTTCTGGCGGGGGTTGCCGCGGGTTTTGCGGTGGTGAACCGGGACCGGCGCGACGTCCGGGCCTTCCGGGCGCTGAACGATTTCGAGCCGCCCATCTACGGCCTGTTCTTCACACTGGCAGGGGCCGATCTTGCGCTGTCGGATCTCGTTCGGTCGGGCGCGGTAGGGGCGGCGTTTGTGATCGCCCGGGCAGTGGGGAAGTACCTGGGCGCGTGGTTGGGTGGGCGCAGCGCGGGGATGAGCTGCGAGCAGGCCACCTCGGTTGGGCTCGGACTTATCCCACAGGCCGGCCTCGCTATCGGTCTGGCTTTTCTGGTGCGACAGGATGCATCGCTGGAAGCTGTGCGGCCGGTGATCATCAACGTGGTCGTGGCGAGTGTCGTGGTCAATGAGCTGATCGGCCCGCCGTTGGTGCGGCTCATGTGTCTGCGGACCTGCGAGGTCCCGGATAGCGATGTCTGTCCGGTCCCACCCGAACCGAGCGAGCTTGATACGGTGGATGTGGTGCCGTGGACGTGGCCGAGGCTCAATCCGCCGGCTCGGGCGAATGGCTATGTGGCGGCGAGCCTGAGTCATCCGATCACTGCTCCGGGCGTGGTGCGGATCGCCACGCTCCTGGGCCACCACTACGGGGCCACGCCGCTCGCGGTGCATGTAGTGACCGAGCAGGCCGAGGATTTCTGGGACATCGGCCCGGACCAGGAGACGGTGTGGCTGTTCCGCCTCGCGCGGCAGGAAGCGCAATCGCTGGGCTACGGCTTGAGCACCGAGGTGGAGTTCGCGGATGAGGCGGCCGAGGGCCTACTGCGCGTAACCCGGACCCAAAACGTGCGCGCCATTGTGCTGGGCCATCCCCGAGCTGCCAAGTCGCGGGGGTTCGGCAAGATTGTGGACACGCTGGCACGGGAGGCGCTGTGCCCGGTTGTAGTGGTGAAACTCGCAGGGCCGCTGCATACCGAGCGGATTTTGGTGCCCATCAGCAGCCGGGGGGACCTGGCGACGGTGCTTCCGGTGATCTGCGCGCTGGGGATGGTGCTGGAACACCAGATGACACTTCTGCGGCTCATGCCACCCGACGCGCAGGCCCAGGAACTTGATGACGCGGAAGGGATGGCCCTGGACTGGGCGCGCGAGTGGAAGGTGCCGGGGCAGGTGAGTTGCCGTGCCGTCGCTACGGATTCGCGAGTACACACGGTGCTTGAGGCGGCACAGGACCACGACGTGGTGGTGATGGCAGCCAGCAGTCAGACGGGCCTCGCGCGAGTGTTCTTCGGGTCTCTGGCCGAGGATGTGGCGCAGCGTATCGATAAACCGATGCTGCTGGTTCGAGCAGGCGCTGAAAGCGCGGGTGGGGGAGAGGAAGACGCCATCATCTAG
- a CDS encoding aldo/keto reductase translates to MKYVKFGNAGVQVSALCLGAMTFYERCDEKTSIDIIRKAFDKGINFIDTADAYGRGESEVFLSKALDGIRDDIFLATKFWVPMWPKRINGRGCSRFHIVKAVDASLQRLGTDRIDLIQLHHPDPLVSAEEILSTLDNLVKQGKVLYIGVSNHFAWQMAHLLGVSALHNWEPIVSIQCRYNLLDRPVEIETVPFCQRFNIAMMAYGPQCGGILTGKYKRGQPIPEGSRVAQIKSMQQDLTDETFDVIDKIQAVADKYNMGINQLAVKWVMEQPLCVIPLIGGSRPEHFDPLYDVVDMEIDPEDIKYLNEITWQYRYREFANQPMVAGTSPALNWI, encoded by the coding sequence ATGAAATACGTGAAGTTCGGCAATGCAGGCGTGCAGGTTTCCGCGCTCTGTCTGGGCGCGATGACCTTCTATGAGCGCTGCGATGAGAAGACTTCCATTGACATTATCCGCAAGGCCTTCGACAAGGGCATCAACTTCATCGACACCGCCGACGCGTATGGCAGGGGCGAGAGTGAGGTCTTCCTGTCCAAGGCCCTCGACGGCATCCGCGACGATATCTTCCTCGCCACCAAGTTCTGGGTGCCCATGTGGCCCAAGCGCATCAACGGCCGGGGCTGCTCCCGATTCCACATCGTCAAGGCCGTGGACGCCAGCCTGCAGCGTCTGGGGACCGACCGCATCGACCTGATCCAGCTCCACCACCCCGACCCTCTCGTGAGCGCCGAGGAGATCCTCTCAACCCTCGACAATCTCGTGAAACAGGGCAAGGTGCTGTACATAGGCGTTAGCAATCACTTCGCGTGGCAGATGGCCCACCTGCTTGGCGTGAGCGCCCTGCACAATTGGGAGCCTATCGTCTCTATTCAGTGCCGCTACAATCTCCTCGACCGCCCGGTGGAAATCGAGACCGTTCCCTTCTGCCAGCGTTTCAACATCGCCATGATGGCCTACGGCCCCCAGTGCGGCGGCATTCTCACCGGCAAGTACAAGCGCGGCCAACCGATTCCCGAGGGCTCGCGCGTGGCTCAGATCAAGTCCATGCAGCAAGACCTCACAGACGAGACTTTCGACGTGATTGACAAGATCCAGGCGGTCGCCGACAAGTACAACATGGGCATCAACCAGCTTGCGGTGAAGTGGGTCATGGAGCAGCCTCTGTGCGTCATCCCGCTCATCGGGGGCAGTAGACCCGAGCATTTCGATCCCCTGTATGACGTGGTGGACATGGAGATCGACCCGGAGGACATCAAGTACCTGAACGAGATCACCTGGCAGTACCGCTACCGGGAGTTCGCAAATCAGCCCATGGTCGCGGGCACCTCCCCGGCGCTGAACTGGATCTGA